In a single window of the Arthrobacter zhangbolii genome:
- a CDS encoding bifunctional folylpolyglutamate synthase/dihydrofolate synthase — protein sequence MSAADRPSGSIDGFSVESVYAELLSRAPENKMEPRMAPLFRAMEVLGEPNKAFPIIHITGTNGKTSTARMIEAGLRAYGLRTGRYTSPHLTSVTERISIDGEPVSDETFVRIWDEIRPYLDIVDAELEAAGEPRLTYFEAVTILGFAVFADEPVDVAVIEVGLGGITDATNVGDGQVSVVTPISLDHTDLLGDDVADIAYEKAGIIKENGFLISAAQPMEAAQVLLEKAHEAGVPFRFEGVEFGVDSRVMAVGGQMVTINGLAGRYEDLLLPLHGAHQAENAAVAVAALEAFIGGGTKELDVELLRTGFSTVTSPGRLEVVRTAPTIVVDAAHNPAGAKATAEALREAFNFSTLVLVVGILAEKDAVGILSELREQLGDLVSSVVLTQSSSPRAIPAEELVQDAVDAGFADEDIQVEAGLDNALERAVEKAEENNDLSGGVLVVGSITVVAEARTLLGK from the coding sequence ATGAGTGCAGCAGACCGTCCGTCCGGATCCATTGACGGCTTCTCCGTGGAAAGCGTGTACGCCGAATTGCTCAGCCGTGCCCCGGAAAACAAGATGGAGCCGCGCATGGCTCCGCTGTTCCGGGCCATGGAGGTGCTGGGGGAGCCGAACAAGGCCTTCCCGATCATCCACATCACCGGCACCAACGGCAAAACGTCCACGGCGCGGATGATCGAGGCGGGCCTGCGCGCCTACGGGCTGCGCACCGGCCGTTACACCAGTCCGCACCTGACCAGCGTGACTGAACGGATCAGCATTGACGGCGAACCCGTCAGCGATGAAACGTTTGTCCGGATCTGGGATGAAATCCGCCCGTACCTGGACATTGTCGACGCCGAACTGGAGGCGGCAGGAGAGCCGCGGCTGACCTACTTCGAGGCTGTGACCATCCTCGGGTTTGCCGTCTTCGCCGACGAGCCCGTGGATGTTGCCGTGATTGAAGTGGGCCTCGGCGGAATCACCGATGCGACGAACGTGGGCGACGGACAGGTTTCGGTGGTCACCCCGATCTCCCTGGACCACACGGACCTGCTCGGTGACGACGTTGCCGATATTGCCTATGAAAAGGCCGGAATCATCAAGGAGAACGGGTTCCTCATCAGTGCCGCCCAGCCGATGGAAGCTGCGCAGGTGCTGCTGGAAAAGGCGCACGAGGCCGGCGTCCCGTTCCGGTTCGAAGGCGTCGAATTCGGCGTTGACTCCCGGGTTATGGCGGTGGGCGGCCAGATGGTCACCATCAACGGCCTGGCCGGACGCTACGAGGACCTCCTGCTTCCCCTGCACGGGGCGCATCAGGCGGAGAACGCTGCCGTGGCCGTGGCGGCGCTGGAAGCCTTCATTGGCGGCGGCACCAAGGAGCTCGACGTCGAACTGCTGCGTACCGGGTTCTCCACCGTGACCTCTCCGGGCCGCCTCGAGGTGGTGCGGACCGCCCCCACCATCGTGGTGGATGCCGCGCACAACCCTGCCGGGGCCAAAGCCACCGCCGAAGCGCTCCGCGAAGCGTTCAACTTCAGCACGCTGGTGCTGGTGGTCGGCATCCTGGCGGAAAAGGACGCCGTCGGCATCCTGAGTGAGCTGCGCGAGCAGCTGGGGGACCTGGTCAGCAGTGTTGTTCTCACCCAGTCCAGCTCGCCGCGCGCCATCCCGGCCGAGGAACTTGTCCAGGACGCGGTGGATGCCGGGTTCGCGGACGAGGACATCCAAGTGGAGGCCGGCTTGGACAACGCCCTGGAACGTGCGGTGGAAAAGGCCGAAGAGAACAATGACCTGTCCGGCGGCGTACTGGTTGTCGGATCCATCACCGTGGTCGCCGAAGCGCGCACCCTCCTCGGAAAGTAG
- a CDS encoding ribonuclease E/G encodes MNNPDIVNDQNDALNAEGTAPVKKATRSRRKSVPASSPTASSAADTGAGTTAAANTPEQSAPAAPQTDVPAEPAATEKPKRVRAPRRKPAAVETPAAETPAAETPAAETPADAQPVAADSTEASAEPGAEAPVKAVRRRRAPAKKAPAATDSAAEEVTLAAGPASTNTEAPDSENAAAADTAPATPVTEESTDASVSGDAGDSAKAAPKKRTRRRASTPTGPARSAESAPETVAAAEPVLPSAAEEAPAVQAEEDAATEEAATEEAAQTKEAAAAGPTSALDPFTVPESPTSVLFHAPDLSAVRSVPVAKPAAADETDEDDAAADSGRSRRRSRRGRSRQGAETEAGTSGNSEDGTSTGPEDTGSDGVTSRRRRRRRRGDADLELTGGADDDPPNTVTRVRAPRAHADAPASDRVTSVKGSTRLEAKKQRRRESRESGRRRHVITEAEFLARRESVDRQMIVRQRDERIQIGVLEDGVLAEHFVSNTQQDSLIGNVYVGKVQNVLPSMEAAFVDIGRGRNAVLYAGEVNWDAAGLDGQPRRIELALKSGDSVLVQVTKDPVGHKGARLTSQISLPGRYLVYVPGGSMTGISRKLPDVERNRLKKILKDHLPENAGVIVRTAAEGASEEELMNDINRLRAQWETIEAKSKSTKTLPPELLYGEPDLTIKVVRDVFNEDFSKLVVSGDEAWDTIEAYVTYVAPDLVGRLEKWTKDEDIFAAHRIDEQIAKALDRKVFLPSGGSLVIDRTEAMTVVDVNTGKFTGSGGNLEETVTKNNLEAAEEVVRQLRLRDIGGIIVIDFIDMVLEANRDLVLRRLVECLGRDRTKHQVAEVTSLGLVQMTRKRMGTGLLEVFGETCEHCDGRGVVTQDVPVEHRRSTSHTPSGHSHAVTEDNHQQHLRQEKQTRGDRKRNRNRDRGQNAGAPATEQQPAPVEEPVQQDAERQAKAEAARAALASIAAATAAAHEVVDAAAAGNGATDETAAPAGNDSDGSDTEPGAVLNIQGETVVVPRRQRRRPAKQEPALTLESLTEAFNEVASVVAPAAQETAGADSAVSDKAVSDSAGPDSAASDKAAPAHAPEVKAQQPKAVRQAPAPQQEQAPVRRARRRRAASSPQGAAEVTAPAGDSAPQVQARHTVTAEPRQQAVRQETAGSPAPVILGVGVPASEL; translated from the coding sequence ATGAATAATCCAGACATTGTGAATGACCAGAACGATGCCCTGAATGCTGAGGGCACCGCGCCGGTAAAGAAAGCGACCCGCAGCCGCCGCAAGTCCGTTCCGGCATCATCGCCAACGGCGTCTTCCGCCGCTGACACGGGTGCAGGAACCACCGCTGCAGCAAACACGCCGGAACAGTCCGCCCCCGCAGCGCCGCAGACGGACGTTCCCGCTGAGCCGGCGGCAACAGAAAAGCCCAAGCGGGTGCGCGCACCCCGCAGGAAGCCCGCCGCTGTCGAGACTCCCGCTGCCGAGACTCCCGCTGCCGAGACTCCCGCTGCCGAGACGCCCGCCGATGCGCAGCCGGTTGCCGCCGACAGCACCGAAGCATCCGCAGAACCCGGCGCTGAAGCGCCCGTCAAGGCAGTCCGGAGGCGCCGGGCACCGGCCAAAAAGGCACCGGCAGCCACTGACAGCGCCGCAGAAGAAGTGACCCTGGCAGCCGGACCGGCATCCACCAATACCGAAGCCCCTGACTCGGAGAACGCTGCAGCGGCTGACACCGCGCCGGCCACCCCGGTTACCGAGGAATCCACTGACGCTTCCGTGAGCGGCGACGCCGGGGACTCCGCCAAGGCGGCCCCCAAGAAGCGCACCCGCCGGCGGGCAAGCACGCCTACCGGACCGGCCCGCTCAGCTGAAAGCGCACCGGAAACCGTTGCCGCCGCGGAGCCGGTCCTGCCGTCGGCCGCCGAAGAGGCGCCGGCAGTGCAGGCTGAAGAAGACGCAGCGACAGAAGAAGCGGCGACAGAAGAAGCGGCGCAGACCAAAGAAGCAGCCGCCGCCGGCCCCACGTCCGCCCTGGATCCGTTCACGGTGCCGGAATCGCCTACCTCCGTTTTGTTCCATGCTCCCGACCTGAGCGCCGTACGTTCCGTACCGGTGGCCAAGCCGGCCGCCGCGGATGAAACAGACGAAGACGATGCCGCTGCCGATTCGGGCCGGTCCCGCCGCCGCAGCCGTCGTGGCCGCAGCCGCCAAGGAGCCGAAACCGAGGCCGGCACGTCCGGCAACAGCGAAGACGGTACTTCCACCGGCCCCGAGGACACCGGGTCCGACGGCGTAACGTCGCGCCGCCGCCGGCGCCGCCGCCGCGGAGACGCGGACCTGGAACTGACCGGGGGAGCGGATGATGATCCGCCCAACACGGTCACCCGGGTACGGGCACCGCGTGCGCATGCCGACGCACCGGCGTCGGACCGCGTCACCAGCGTCAAGGGCTCCACCCGCCTGGAAGCGAAGAAGCAGCGCCGCCGCGAGTCCCGCGAATCCGGCCGCCGCCGCCACGTCATCACCGAAGCCGAGTTCCTGGCCCGGCGCGAGTCCGTGGACCGCCAGATGATTGTCCGCCAGCGCGATGAGCGGATCCAGATCGGCGTCCTCGAGGACGGCGTGCTGGCCGAGCACTTTGTCTCCAACACCCAGCAGGACTCCCTGATCGGCAACGTCTACGTTGGCAAGGTCCAGAATGTGCTTCCCAGCATGGAAGCCGCCTTCGTCGACATTGGCCGCGGCCGCAACGCCGTGCTTTATGCCGGTGAGGTCAACTGGGATGCTGCCGGCCTGGACGGGCAGCCGCGCCGGATCGAACTGGCGCTGAAATCCGGTGATTCGGTCCTGGTGCAGGTCACCAAGGATCCCGTGGGGCACAAGGGTGCACGCCTGACCAGCCAGATCTCCCTGCCCGGCCGCTACCTGGTGTACGTTCCCGGCGGCTCGATGACGGGTATTTCCCGCAAGCTGCCCGACGTCGAGCGCAACCGGCTTAAGAAGATCCTCAAGGACCACCTGCCCGAGAACGCCGGCGTCATTGTGCGCACCGCGGCCGAAGGAGCCAGCGAAGAGGAGCTGATGAATGACATCAACCGGCTCCGCGCCCAGTGGGAGACCATCGAAGCCAAATCCAAATCCACCAAGACGCTGCCGCCGGAACTGCTTTACGGAGAACCGGACCTGACCATCAAGGTGGTCCGGGACGTCTTCAATGAGGACTTCTCCAAGCTTGTGGTTTCCGGTGACGAGGCGTGGGACACCATCGAGGCCTACGTGACCTACGTGGCTCCGGATCTGGTGGGCCGGCTCGAGAAGTGGACCAAGGACGAAGATATCTTCGCCGCACACCGCATCGACGAGCAGATCGCCAAGGCCCTGGACCGTAAGGTGTTCCTGCCCTCCGGCGGTTCCCTGGTGATCGACCGTACCGAAGCCATGACCGTGGTGGACGTCAACACCGGTAAGTTCACCGGCAGCGGCGGCAACCTGGAGGAAACCGTCACCAAGAACAACCTGGAAGCGGCGGAGGAAGTGGTCCGCCAGCTGCGGCTGCGCGACATCGGCGGCATCATCGTCATCGACTTCATCGACATGGTCCTTGAAGCCAACCGTGACCTGGTGCTGCGCCGCCTGGTGGAATGCCTGGGCCGGGACCGCACCAAGCACCAGGTGGCCGAGGTGACCTCGCTTGGCCTGGTCCAGATGACCCGCAAGCGGATGGGCACCGGACTGCTGGAGGTCTTCGGGGAGACCTGTGAGCACTGCGACGGCCGCGGCGTTGTCACGCAGGATGTTCCCGTGGAACACCGCCGGAGCACCAGCCACACGCCGTCGGGCCACAGCCACGCCGTCACCGAGGACAACCACCAGCAGCACCTCCGGCAGGAAAAGCAGACCCGGGGGGACCGCAAGCGGAACCGGAACCGGGACCGCGGACAGAACGCCGGTGCTCCGGCGACCGAGCAGCAGCCCGCCCCGGTGGAGGAACCGGTCCAGCAGGACGCAGAGCGCCAGGCGAAAGCCGAGGCCGCGCGTGCCGCACTGGCCAGCATTGCCGCAGCTACAGCCGCTGCCCATGAGGTAGTGGATGCCGCTGCTGCCGGCAACGGAGCAACCGACGAAACTGCGGCACCCGCCGGGAACGACTCCGACGGTTCCGATACCGAACCCGGAGCGGTCCTGAACATCCAGGGGGAGACGGTGGTGGTTCCGCGCCGGCAGCGCCGGCGTCCCGCCAAGCAGGAACCCGCACTGACGCTGGAGAGCCTCACGGAAGCCTTCAACGAGGTGGCTTCCGTCGTCGCTCCGGCTGCGCAGGAAACCGCCGGAGCGGACAGTGCAGTCTCGGACAAGGCAGTCTCGGACAGTGCAGGGCCGGACAGCGCAGCCTCGGATAAGGCAGCGCCGGCACACGCACCGGAGGTGAAGGCGCAGCAGCCCAAGGCCGTGCGCCAGGCACCGGCGCCGCAGCAGGAGCAGGCGCCCGTGCGCCGGGCACGCCGCCGCCGTGCAGCCAGCAGCCCGCAGGGTGCCGCTGAAGTGACGGCTCCGGCAGGGGACTCTGCGCCGCAGGTCCAGGCACGCCACACCGTGACGGCCGAGCCCCGGCAGCAGGCCGTCCGTCAGGAAACCGCGGGCAGCCCCGCTCCGGTGATCCTGGGCGTAGGCGTACCGGCTTCGGAGCTGTAG
- the ndk gene encoding nucleoside-diphosphate kinase yields the protein MSTERTLVLIKPDGVQRRLTGAILARIEAKGYTVAELKKTEATRAILEEHYEEHQGKPFYEPLVEFMLSGPIVAAVLEGERVIEGFRSLAGTTDPTTAAPGTIRGDFGRDWGTAVQQNLVHGSDSPESAAREIGIWFK from the coding sequence GTGAGCACCGAGCGCACACTCGTCCTGATCAAGCCCGACGGCGTCCAGCGCCGCCTCACCGGCGCCATCCTGGCCCGGATCGAAGCCAAGGGCTACACCGTGGCGGAACTGAAGAAGACCGAAGCCACCCGGGCCATCCTCGAAGAGCACTACGAGGAGCACCAGGGCAAGCCGTTCTATGAGCCGCTCGTGGAGTTTATGCTCAGCGGCCCGATTGTTGCCGCTGTCCTGGAAGGCGAGCGGGTCATCGAAGGATTCCGTTCACTGGCCGGCACCACCGATCCGACGACGGCGGCTCCGGGCACCATCCGCGGCGACTTTGGCCGCGACTGGGGAACGGCAGTCCAGCAGAACCTGGTTCACGGTTCAGACTCGCCCGAGTCCGCAGCACGCGAAATCGGCATCTGGTTCAAATAG
- the rplU gene encoding 50S ribosomal protein L21, with protein sequence MVYAIVRAGGRQEKVSVGDLVTLDRVPGGAGSTFELPALLLVDGDKVTSAAQDLAKVTVTAEIVENFRGPKIVIQKFKNKTGYKKRQGYRSSLTKVKVTSINS encoded by the coding sequence GTGGTGTACGCGATTGTCCGCGCTGGCGGCCGCCAAGAAAAGGTTTCCGTCGGAGACCTCGTAACCCTGGACCGCGTCCCCGGTGGAGCCGGTAGCACCTTTGAGCTGCCTGCCCTGCTTTTGGTTGATGGCGACAAGGTCACCTCTGCTGCACAGGACCTGGCCAAGGTTACCGTGACTGCAGAAATCGTCGAGAACTTCCGGGGTCCGAAGATTGTCATCCAGAAGTTCAAGAACAAGACCGGCTACAAGAAGCGTCAGGGCTACCGCTCCTCGCTGACCAAGGTCAAGGTTACGTCCATCAACTCCTGA
- a CDS encoding maltokinase N-terminal cap-like domain-containing protein produces MALIYDAELRPGKMDLISDWLPTTVWFPTQEPVTAQKLCAFRFDDPEGAVGIETLIVAAGGVTVQVPLTYRGAPLAGAERFLITEMDHSVLGRRWVYDALGDPAYAQALEAALFSKQGQAAQYTEQNGVRELLPESMKVRSSGMPDGAELVDAPPYEPQDWTVSVLEHGGWEFSVVRLLDLDGRTAPDPSLEATWQDQEIPVVFAWGMPVQGGR; encoded by the coding sequence ATGGCACTCATTTATGACGCCGAGCTGCGTCCCGGCAAGATGGACCTTATTTCAGACTGGCTGCCCACAACGGTGTGGTTCCCAACGCAGGAACCGGTGACCGCGCAGAAGCTGTGTGCCTTCCGGTTTGACGATCCGGAAGGCGCCGTGGGGATCGAAACCCTCATTGTCGCAGCGGGCGGGGTGACGGTGCAGGTACCGCTCACCTACCGCGGTGCGCCGCTGGCCGGTGCCGAGCGGTTCCTCATTACCGAGATGGACCACTCCGTCCTTGGCCGGCGCTGGGTCTATGACGCACTGGGGGATCCGGCGTACGCCCAGGCGCTCGAAGCGGCGCTTTTTTCCAAGCAGGGCCAGGCAGCCCAGTACACCGAACAGAATGGCGTCCGCGAACTCCTGCCGGAATCCATGAAGGTACGCAGCAGCGGAATGCCGGACGGCGCCGAACTGGTGGATGCACCTCCGTATGAGCCGCAGGACTGGACCGTGTCCGTGCTGGAGCACGGCGGCTGGGAATTCTCAGTGGTCCGGCTGCTGGACCTGGACGGACGAACCGCACCGGATCCCTCACTGGAAGCCACCTGGCAGGACCAGGAGATACCTGTGGTGTTTGCCTGGGGAATGCCGGTTCAGGGCGGCCGCTAG
- a CDS encoding DUF4233 domain-containing protein, which produces MAKLTKAQREWRPGMPKKRRSVKVMFASTVLTLEAFVVLFGTLAVFGLHRGTISPALLLGGGVLLAAALVGTCALLSKPAGPVIGWILQLVIIATGLLEPMMFLVGVLFALTWWYGLRAGMRLDRENRERDRQQAEWEKAHPGETGPASGPETAPGTD; this is translated from the coding sequence ATGGCAAAACTGACCAAGGCCCAGCGTGAATGGCGCCCGGGTATGCCCAAAAAGCGCCGCTCCGTGAAGGTTATGTTCGCCTCCACAGTGTTGACGCTGGAAGCCTTCGTGGTGCTGTTCGGCACCCTGGCGGTCTTTGGCCTGCACCGCGGCACCATCTCCCCGGCGCTGCTGCTGGGTGGCGGTGTGCTGCTGGCAGCAGCGCTGGTGGGCACCTGCGCCCTGTTGTCCAAGCCTGCCGGGCCGGTGATCGGCTGGATCCTGCAGCTGGTCATCATCGCCACCGGTCTCCTGGAACCCATGATGTTCCTGGTGGGTGTGCTCTTCGCCCTCACCTGGTGGTACGGGCTGCGGGCCGGAATGCGGCTGGACCGGGAAAACCGTGAACGGGACCGACAGCAGGCTGAATGGGAAAAAGCGCATCCGGGGGAGACCGGCCCCGCAAGCGGCCCGGAAACCGCTCCCGGCACCGACTAG
- a CDS encoding SDR family oxidoreductase codes for MRRTNAAQPPQTTPRTALVAGATGIAGAALVDLLTREAWTVLALSRSGGAADPARPGVVPVAADLTSPDSLAAALAGTRPTHVFFTSWSRQETEAENIAVNSAMVRNLLAALTHAQLEHVALMTGLKHYMGPFEAYGEGPMPDTPFSEDEPRLPVDNFYYAQEDELMAAAERQGFAWSVHRAHTVIGFAVGNAMNMGQTLAAQATLCRELGMPFVFPGSETQWNSVTDMTDAGLLAEHMLWAATDPETANEAFNVVNGDVFRWRSLWPRLAEWFGVEPEGFEGHIRPLEEQMAGMGDTWKELAVRHNLAETDLGRLASWWHTDADLGRKVEVLTDMSKSRLAGFTGYRRTENAFKDLFLRLRSENLIP; via the coding sequence ATGCGTCGAACGAACGCTGCCCAGCCACCCCAAACCACACCCCGCACAGCATTGGTAGCCGGGGCTACCGGCATTGCCGGTGCTGCCCTGGTGGACCTGCTCACCCGGGAGGCATGGACCGTCCTGGCCCTGTCCCGCAGCGGCGGCGCCGCCGACCCGGCGCGCCCCGGCGTCGTACCGGTGGCAGCGGACCTGACGTCTCCGGACAGCCTGGCGGCAGCGCTGGCCGGCACCCGGCCCACCCACGTCTTTTTCACCTCCTGGTCCCGGCAGGAGACGGAGGCGGAGAACATTGCCGTGAACTCGGCAATGGTGCGCAACCTGCTGGCCGCGCTGACCCATGCACAGTTGGAGCACGTGGCCCTGATGACCGGCCTCAAGCACTACATGGGACCGTTTGAGGCGTACGGCGAGGGCCCGATGCCGGACACGCCGTTCTCCGAAGACGAGCCCCGGCTGCCGGTGGACAATTTCTACTATGCGCAGGAAGACGAACTGATGGCTGCCGCGGAACGGCAGGGCTTCGCCTGGTCCGTCCACCGCGCCCACACCGTCATCGGTTTCGCTGTTGGCAATGCCATGAACATGGGCCAGACACTGGCGGCGCAGGCCACCCTCTGCCGCGAACTCGGGATGCCGTTTGTCTTCCCCGGCTCCGAAACCCAGTGGAACTCGGTCACGGATATGACCGACGCAGGCCTGCTGGCCGAGCACATGCTCTGGGCAGCCACGGACCCCGAGACGGCCAACGAGGCGTTCAACGTGGTCAACGGCGACGTGTTCCGCTGGCGCAGCCTGTGGCCGCGGCTGGCTGAATGGTTTGGCGTTGAGCCGGAGGGCTTTGAGGGACACATCCGGCCGCTGGAGGAGCAGATGGCCGGAATGGGTGACACCTGGAAGGAACTGGCTGTCCGGCACAATCTGGCCGAAACCGACCTCGGGCGGCTGGCCTCGTGGTGGCACACGGACGCGGACCTGGGCCGCAAGGTGGAGGTACTGACGGACATGAGCAAGAGCCGGCTGGCAGGCTTTACCGGCTACCGGCGCACCGAAAACGCTTTCAAGGATCTGTTCCTGCGGCTGCGCAGCGAGAACCTCATTCCCTGA
- a CDS encoding vitamin K epoxide reductase family protein, translated as MWTLLITAVVGWIASGILVIERLRVYADAGYITSCDINPWVSCGTVFQTWQASIFGFPNPLIGIVAFAVVITTAMGLLAGARFARWYWIGLQIGVTLGMAFVVWLWSQALFDIYVLCIYCIVVWAAMIPLFVFTTIRNLASGVIPASAGLVRFLTDWAWAIVVLLWVATAASIFFRFLNSFIGG; from the coding sequence ATGTGGACGCTGCTGATTACGGCAGTGGTTGGCTGGATAGCGTCAGGAATCCTGGTCATTGAACGCCTGCGTGTTTACGCGGACGCCGGCTACATCACCAGCTGCGACATTAACCCGTGGGTTTCCTGCGGCACGGTGTTCCAAACCTGGCAGGCCTCCATCTTCGGCTTCCCGAACCCGCTGATAGGCATAGTCGCCTTCGCCGTTGTCATCACCACGGCCATGGGCCTGCTGGCCGGTGCGCGTTTTGCCCGCTGGTACTGGATCGGACTGCAGATCGGTGTCACCCTCGGCATGGCATTTGTGGTCTGGCTGTGGAGCCAGGCGCTCTTCGACATCTACGTGCTGTGCATTTACTGCATCGTTGTCTGGGCCGCCATGATCCCGCTGTTTGTCTTCACCACCATCCGCAACCTGGCATCCGGTGTTATACCCGCCTCTGCGGGGCTGGTCCGGTTCCTGACCGATTGGGCCTGGGCCATTGTCGTGCTCCTGTGGGTGGCGACGGCAGCATCCATCTTCTTCCGGTTCCTCAACTCCTTTATAGGCGGCTAG